The proteins below are encoded in one region of Mycteria americana isolate JAX WOST 10 ecotype Jacksonville Zoo and Gardens chromosome 22, USCA_MyAme_1.0, whole genome shotgun sequence:
- the SMARCD2 gene encoding SWI/SNF-related matrix-associated actin-dependent regulator of chromatin subfamily D member 2, which yields MAGRGAFPLSPLPPAAAPPPPGPGPAILRGPSPAPAAAAAPGYRPMGPAAAQYQRPGMPPGSRMPMAGLQVGPPGAPPYGAASPMRPGLPQSMMDPFRKRLLTPQAQPPLATQRRGVKRRKMADKVLPQRIRELVPESQAYMDLLAFERKLDQTIARKRMEIQEAIKKPLTQKRKLRIYISNTFTPAKEEGEGGDRVASWELRVEGKLLEDPSKQKRKFSSFFKSLVIELDKELYGPDNHLVEWHRLPTTQETDGFQVKRPGDVNVKCTLLLMLDHQPPQYKLDPRLARLLGVHTQTRASIMQALWLYIKHNKLQDSHEKEYINCNRYFRQIFNCIRMRFSEIPMKLAGLLQHPDPIIINHTISVDPNDQKKTACYDIDVEVDDPLKAQMSNFLASTTNQQEIASLDAKIHETIESINQLKTQRDFMLSFSNNPQDFIQEWIKSQRRDLKIITDVIGNPEEERRAEFYQQPWAQEAVGRHIFAKVQQRRQELEQVLGIRLT from the exons atgGCCGGTCGCGGCGCCTTCCCGCTcagcccgctgccccccgccgccgccccgccgcccccggggcccggccccgccatcCTGCGgggccccagcccggctcccgccgccgccgccgccccgggctaCCGCCCCatgggcccggccgccgcgcagTACCAG CGCCCTGGGATGCCGCCGGGCAGCCGGATGCCCatggcagggctgcaggtggGACCACCGGGAGCCCCTCCCTACGGAGCAGCCTCCCCGATGAGACCAGGCCTGCCACAGTCGATGATGGACCCCTTCAGGAAGCGCCTGCTGACTCCCCAGGCACAGCCGCCACTGGCCACCCAGAGGAGAGG GGTGAAAAGGAGGAAGATGGCTGACAAGGTCCTGCCGCAGAGG ATCCGGGAACTGGTCCCAGAATCCCAGGCCTACATGGACCTCCTTGCCTTTGAGCGCAAGCTGGACCAAACCATTGCTCGGAAGAGGATGGAGATTCAGGAGGCCATTAAGAAACCACTGACG CAAAAGCGGAAGCTGAGGATTTACATCTCCAACACTTTCACCCCAGCCAAAGAAGAAGGGGAGGGTGGTGATCGTGTGGCCTCCTGGGAGCTACGTGTGGAGGGCAAACTGCTGGAGGAC CcaagcaagcagaagaggaagttctcctcctttttcaagaGCCTCGTCATCGAGTTGGACAAAGAGCTGTACGGGCCAGACAACCATCTGGTGGAG TGGCACCGGCTGCCCACAACCCAGGAGACTGATGGCTTCCAAGTGAAGCGTCCTGGCGATGTCAATGTGAAATGCACTCTGCTGCTCATGCTGGATCACCAG ccaccaCAGTACAAACTGGACCCTCGCCTGGCTCGCCTGCTCGGGGTGCACACCCAGACCCGCGCCAGCATCATGCAGGCGCTCTGGCTCTACATCAAGCACAACAAGCTGCAGGACAGTCACGAGAAGGAGTACATCAACTGCAACCGCTACTTCCGCCAG ATCTTTAACTGCATCCGCATGCGCTTCTCTGAGATCCCCATGAAGCTGGcggggctcctgcagcacccagatCCCATCATCATCAACCACACCATCAG CGTGGACCCCAATGACCAGAAGAAGACGGCCTGCTACGACATCGATGTGGAGGTGGATGATCCCCTGAAAGCTCAGATGAGCAACTTCCTGGCTTCCACCACCAACCAGCAGGAGATCGCCTCCCTGGACGCCAAG ATCCACGAGACCATCGAATCCATCAACCAGCTGAAGACGCAGCGCGATTTCATGCTGAGCTTCAGCAATAACCCGCAGGACTTCATCCAGGAATGGATCAAATCCCAGAGGAGGGACCTCAAG ATCATAACAGACGTGATTGGGAACCCCGAGGAAGAACGGCGAGCCGAGTTCTACCAGCAGCCCTGGGCGCAGGAGGCTGTGGGCAGACACATCTTCGCCAAG GTCCAGCAGCGTCGGCAGGAACTGGAACAAGTGCTCGGGATCCGCCTCACCTaa
- the PSMC5 gene encoding 26S proteasome regulatory subunit 8 isoform X1 has product MPAEKMAVDGPEQMEMDDGKGGTGLRQYYLSKIEELQLIVNEKSQNLRRLQAQRNELNAKVRLLREELQLLQEQGSYVGEVVRAMDKKKVLVKVHPEGKFVVDVDKNIDINDVTPNCRVALRNDSYTLHKILPNKVDPLVSLMMVEKVPDSTYEMIGGLDKQIKEIKEVIELPVKHPELFEALGIAQPKGVLLYGPPGTGKTLLARAVAHHTDCTFIRVSGSELVQKFIGEGARMVRELFVMAREHAPSIIFMDEIDSIGSSRLEGGSGGDSEVQRTMLELLNQLDGFEATKNIKVIMATNRIDILDSALLRPGRIDRKIEFPPPNEEARLDILKIHSRKMNLTRGINLRKIAELMPGASGAEVKGVCTEAGMYALRERRVHVTQEDFEMAVAKVMQKDSEKNMSIKKLWK; this is encoded by the exons ATGCCGGCGGAGAAGATGGCGGTGGACGGGCCCGAGCAg ATGGAGATGGACGATGGGaaaggtggcacggggctccggCAGTACTACCTGTCCAAGATCGAGGAGCTGCAG CTCATCGTGAACGAGAAGAGCCAGAATCTGCGGCGCCTGCAAGCACAGAGAAATGAGTTGAATGCTAAAG TGCGCCTGCTGcgggaggagctgcagctgctgcaggagcagggctcctATGTGGGAGAAGTGGTGAGAGCCATGGACAAGAAGAAAGTGCTCGTCAAG GTGCACCCGGAGGGGAAGTTTGTGGTGGACGTGGACAAGAACATCGACATTAACGAC GTGACCCCGAACTGCCGTGTGGCCTTGCGCAACGACAGCTACACGCTGCACAAGATCCTGCCCAACAAAGTGGACCCTCTCGTGTCCTTGATGATGGTGGAGAAGGTTCCGGATTCCACTTACGAGATGATCGGGGGCTTGGACAAGCAGATAAAGGAAATCAAGGAAGTGATCGAGCTGCCGGTCAAGCACCCTGAGCTTTTTGAGGCGCTGGGGATTGCCCAGCCCAAG GGCGTGCTGCTCTACggaccccccggcaccggcaAGACCTTGCTGGCCAGGGCTGTGGCCCACCACACCGACTGCACCTTCATCCGCGTCTCGGGCTCTGAGCTGGTGCAGAAGTTCATCGGCGAAG GCGCCCGCATGGTGCGGGAGCTGTTTGTGATGGCCCGGGAGCATGCTCCCTCCATCATCTTCATGGACGAGATCGACTCCATCGGCTCCTCCCGCCTGGAGGGGGGCTCTGGCGGGGACAGCGAGGTGCAGCGCACGATGCTGGAGCTTCTCAACCAGCTCGATGGCTTTGAGGCCACCAAAAACATCAAG GTGATCATGGCCACGAACCGCATTGATATCCTGGACTCGGCTCTGCTGCGCCCTGGCCGCATCGACAGGAAGATCGAGTTCCCCCCTCCCAACGAGGAG GCCCGCCTGGACATCCTCAAGATCCACTCCCGGAAAATGAACCTGACGCGGGGCATCAACCTGCGGAAGATCGCGGAGCTGATGCCGGGGGCGTCGGGCGCGGAAGTGAAG GGGGTGTGCACAGAAGCTGGCATGTACGCGCTGAGGGAGAGGCGGGTGCATGTCACCCAGGAAGACTTTGAAATGGCTGTTGCCAAG GTGATGCAGAAGGACAGTGAGAAGAACATGTCCATCAAGAAGCTGTGGAAGTAA
- the PSMC5 gene encoding 26S proteasome regulatory subunit 8 isoform X2 yields the protein MPAEKMAVDGPEQMEMDDGKGGTGLRQYYLSKIEELQLIVNEKSQNLRRLQAQRNELNAKVRLLREELQLLQEQGSYVGEVVRAMDKKKVLVKVHPEGKFVVDVDKNIDINDVTPNCRVALRNDSYTLHKILPNKVDPLVSLMMVEKVPDSTYEMIGGLDKQIKEIKEVIELPVKHPELFEALGIAQPKGVLLYGPPGTGKTLLARAVAHHTDCTFIRVSGSELVQKFIGEGARMVRELFVMAREHAPSIIFMDEIDSIGSSRLEGGSGGDSEVQRTMLELLNQLDGFEATKNIKVIMATNRIDILDSALLRPGRIDRKIEFPPPNEEARLDILKIHSRKMNLTRGINLRKIAELMPGASGAEVKVMQKDSEKNMSIKKLWK from the exons ATGCCGGCGGAGAAGATGGCGGTGGACGGGCCCGAGCAg ATGGAGATGGACGATGGGaaaggtggcacggggctccggCAGTACTACCTGTCCAAGATCGAGGAGCTGCAG CTCATCGTGAACGAGAAGAGCCAGAATCTGCGGCGCCTGCAAGCACAGAGAAATGAGTTGAATGCTAAAG TGCGCCTGCTGcgggaggagctgcagctgctgcaggagcagggctcctATGTGGGAGAAGTGGTGAGAGCCATGGACAAGAAGAAAGTGCTCGTCAAG GTGCACCCGGAGGGGAAGTTTGTGGTGGACGTGGACAAGAACATCGACATTAACGAC GTGACCCCGAACTGCCGTGTGGCCTTGCGCAACGACAGCTACACGCTGCACAAGATCCTGCCCAACAAAGTGGACCCTCTCGTGTCCTTGATGATGGTGGAGAAGGTTCCGGATTCCACTTACGAGATGATCGGGGGCTTGGACAAGCAGATAAAGGAAATCAAGGAAGTGATCGAGCTGCCGGTCAAGCACCCTGAGCTTTTTGAGGCGCTGGGGATTGCCCAGCCCAAG GGCGTGCTGCTCTACggaccccccggcaccggcaAGACCTTGCTGGCCAGGGCTGTGGCCCACCACACCGACTGCACCTTCATCCGCGTCTCGGGCTCTGAGCTGGTGCAGAAGTTCATCGGCGAAG GCGCCCGCATGGTGCGGGAGCTGTTTGTGATGGCCCGGGAGCATGCTCCCTCCATCATCTTCATGGACGAGATCGACTCCATCGGCTCCTCCCGCCTGGAGGGGGGCTCTGGCGGGGACAGCGAGGTGCAGCGCACGATGCTGGAGCTTCTCAACCAGCTCGATGGCTTTGAGGCCACCAAAAACATCAAG GTGATCATGGCCACGAACCGCATTGATATCCTGGACTCGGCTCTGCTGCGCCCTGGCCGCATCGACAGGAAGATCGAGTTCCCCCCTCCCAACGAGGAG GCCCGCCTGGACATCCTCAAGATCCACTCCCGGAAAATGAACCTGACGCGGGGCATCAACCTGCGGAAGATCGCGGAGCTGATGCCGGGGGCGTCGGGCGCGGAAGTGAAG GTGATGCAGAAGGACAGTGAGAAGAACATGTCCATCAAGAAGCTGTGGAAGTAA
- the FTSJ3 gene encoding pre-rRNA 2'-O-ribose RNA methyltransferase FTSJ3, with the protein MGKKSKLGKSRRDKFYHLAKETGFRSRSSFKLLQLNRKFQFLQKARALLDLCAAPGGWLQVASKFMPVSSLIVGVDLVPIKPIPNVVTLQEDITTEKCRQALRKELQTWKVDVVLNDGAPNVGASWVHDAYSQANLTLMALKLACEFLCKGGWFITKVFRSRDYQPLLWIFQQFFHKVQATKPQASRNESAEIFVVCQGYQAPDKIDSKFFDPKYAFKEVEVQTKSVSELVSKKKPKAEGYADGDVTLYHRFTLMDFLKAPNPVDFLSKANEITLGDSELENHSSTTEELRQCCKDIRVLGRKELRALLNWRTKLRRFLAKKLKEQAKELDINLSSGEEEEGKEEEKKEKKTSPRATADEGVKEEEEEVELALAEMKAKELAELKRKKKKILKEQRKQRERVELKMDLPGVSIADDGDTSMFSLRTIHRTPLLNEMTRGDMASADALLEIGPGDDDVYVSDNEEEDDVSLASDLDPEELVEIEARQRRLEREKREQGAKRVKFKQKEEEEEGEEEENPLLVPLEEKSVLEERQTSMWFGKDAFAGIEDDADEDLELGQSQMLAERQRESQRDKATRKGQKKEVPQEEAPAEPPPAADAGPDAGKVQDEQSSDDDSSSDEERPPAPVGRKRGRVEPCGFEVVPIENPVKRARVLDAEGLALGSVIATSKKARRDLIDDSFNRYSFNEDEGELPEWFTEEEKQHRRKQMPVDRQTVEAYRQRWREINARPIKKVAEAKARKKRRMLKKMEQMKKKAEAVVSTVDISEREKVAQLRRIYKKAGLAKEKRQVTYLVAKKGVGPRVRRPPGVKGQFKVVDSRLKKDVRAQKRKEQKKKRHK; encoded by the exons ATGGGCAAGAAAAGCAAACTGGGCAAGAGCCGGAGGGACAAGTTTTACCACCTGGCCAAGGAGACGG GCTTTCGCTCCCGCTCCTCCTTCAAGCTTCTCCAGCTCAATAGGAAGTTCCAGTTCCTGCAGAAGGCCCGGGCACTGCTGGACCTGTGTGCAGCCcccggcgggtg GCTGCAGGTGGCTTCCAAATTCATGCCGGTTTCCAGCTTGATTGTTG GGGTGGACTTGGTCCCCATCAAGCCCATTCCCAACGTAGTGACGCTGCAGGAAGACATCACCACTGAGAAGTGCCGCCAG GCCCTGCGCAAGGAGCTGCAGACGTGGAAGGTGGACGTGGTGCTGAACGACGGAGCACCCAACGTGGGAGCCAGCTGGGTGCATGATGCCTACTCCCAAG cCAACCTGACCCTCATGGCCCTGAAACTGGCCTGCGAATTCCTCTGCAAAGGTGGCTGGTTCATCACCAAGGTTTTTCGTTCCCGGGACTACCAGCCGCTTCTCTGGATCTTCCAGCAGTTCTTCCACAAGGTCCAGGCCACCAAGCCCCAAGCCTCCCGCAATGAGTCCGCTGAGATCTTTGTGGTCTGCCAGG GTTATCAGGCTCCAGACAAAATTGACAGCAAGTTCTTTGACCCAAAATACGCCTTCAAGGAGGTGGAGGTTCAGACTAAGTCTGTTAGCGAGCTGGTCAGCAAAAAGAAGCCAAAG GCAGAAGGCTACGCAGATGGCGACGTGACCCTCTACCACCGCTTCACCCTGATGGACTTCCTAAAGGCTCCCAACCCCGTGGACTTCCTCTCCAAGGCCAACGAG ATCACGCTGGGGGACAGCGAGCTGGAGAATCACAGTTCCACCACGGAGGAGCTGCGTCAGTGCTGCAAGGACATCCGTGTGCTGGGACGCAAAGAGCTCAG AGCCCTGCTGAACTGGAGGACGAAGTTGCGGCGTTTTTTGGCCAAAAAGCTGAAAGAGCAGGCAAAGGAGCTGGATATCAA CCTGAGCTCTGGTGAAGAAGAGGAAGgtaaagaggaggagaagaaggagaagaagacgTCGCCAAGAGCCACAGCTGATGAGGGggtgaaagaggaagaagaggaggtagAGCTGGCATTGGCGGAGATGAAAGCCAAGGAGCTAGCGGAGTTAAAGAG aaagaagaagaaaatcctgaAGGAACAGCGGAAGCAGCGTGAGCGTGTGGAGCTGAAGATGGACCTCCCTGGTGTCTCCATCGCCGATGATGGTGACACCAGCATGTTCTCCCTCCGGACTATCCACAGGACCCcg CTGCTGAATGAGATGACCCGGGGGGACATGGCATCGGCAGATGCCCTCCTGGAGATAGGACCCGGGGACGATGACGTTTATGTCTCGGATAATGAGGAAGAGGACGATGTGTCCCTGGCCAGCGATCTCGACCCAGAGGAGCTGGTTGAGATAGAGGCCCGTCAGCGCCGGCTGGAGCGGGAAAAGCGAGAGCAGGGTGCAAAGAG GGTGAAGtttaagcagaaggaagaggaggaggaaggggaggaagaagagaatcCCCTGCTGGTGCCCCTGGAGGAGAAGTCGGTGCTGGAGGAACGGCAGACCAGCATGTGGTTTGGGAAG gaTGCCTTTGCCGGCATTGAGGACGATGCAGATGAGGACCTGGAGCTGGGGCAGTCGCAGATGTTGGCTGAGAGACAGCGCGAGTCTCAGAGAG ACAAAGCAACAAGGAAGGGGCAGAAGAAGGAGGTACCCCAGGAAGAAGCTCCAGCTGAGCCCCCACCTGCCGCCGACGCGGGGCCCGATGCTGGTAAAGTGCAGGATGAGCAGAGCAGTGATGATGACAGCAGCAGTGATGAGGAGAG GCCACCGGCACCGGTGGGGAGGAAGCGGGGCCGTGTCGAGCCGTGTGGCTTCGAGGTGGTGCCCATTGAGAACCCAG TGAAAAGAGCCCGTGTCCTGGACGCAGAGGGCCTGGCGCTCGGCTCTGTCATTGCCACCTCCAAGAAGGCCAGGCGGGACCTGATCGATGACTCCTTCAACAG GTATTCCTTCAACGAGGATGAGGGAGAGCTGCCAGAGTGgttcacagaggaggaaaagcagcaccgGCGTAAGCAGATGCCCGTGGACCGGCAGACGGTTGAGGCGTATCGGCAGCGCTGGCGTGAAATCAATGCCCGCCCCATCAAGAAGGTGGCAGAGGCCAAGGCCCGCAAGAAGCGGCGG ATGCTGAAGAAGATggagcagatgaagaagaaagcagaggctgTGGTGAGCACGGTGGATATCTCGGAGAGGGAGAAGGTGGCCCAGCTGCGGCG CATCTACAAGAAGGCTGGGCTGGCCAAGGAGAAGCGGCAGGTCACCTACTTGGTGGCTAAGAAAGGTGTAGGACCCCGGGTGCGCCGTCCTCCTGGCGTCAAGGGCCAGTTCAAGGtcgttgacagccgcctgaagaAGGACGTGAGAGCTCAGAAAcgcaaagaacagaagaaaaaacgcCATAAGTGA